In a single window of the Oecophyllibacter saccharovorans genome:
- the pheS gene encoding phenylalanine--tRNA ligase subunit alpha, giving the protein MTGNPDSNDLEALKAETVAALAAARTPGEWDAVRVGTLGRTGKLTSLLRQLGTFPPEERKARGQALNVLRDELSKLIEERGREIEEEELQARLVAERVDVTQPAELRAEGKLHPVSRAIEEITAIFGAMGFGVADGPDIESQWHNFSALNTPDHHPARTEQDTFYLPPEKEGAPPRVLRTQTSGVQIRTMLEREPPLRIIAPGRTYRADHDATHSPMFHQCEGLVIEKGITLAHLKGCLIEFLRVYFNDPALPVRFRASYFPFTEPSMEVDIGWSKASGEVGKGDDWLEVLGAGMVQPRVLANCGLDPAEWQGFAFGMGIERLAMLKNGIPDLRAFYESDLRWLQHYGTSPYSPATLIEGI; this is encoded by the coding sequence ATGACCGGTAATCCAGACAGCAATGACCTCGAAGCCCTGAAGGCTGAAACCGTTGCCGCTCTTGCCGCCGCCCGGACCCCGGGCGAGTGGGATGCGGTGCGTGTGGGTACCTTGGGGCGCACAGGCAAGCTGACCAGTCTGTTGCGTCAGCTGGGAACTTTTCCTCCTGAAGAGCGCAAGGCACGTGGCCAGGCGCTCAATGTCCTGCGAGATGAACTTTCCAAGCTGATTGAAGAACGTGGGCGCGAGATCGAGGAAGAGGAGCTCCAGGCGCGGCTCGTTGCCGAGCGTGTGGACGTAACACAGCCAGCAGAGCTCAGAGCTGAGGGGAAGCTGCACCCGGTTTCGCGCGCGATAGAAGAGATCACGGCCATTTTCGGTGCGATGGGCTTCGGGGTGGCCGATGGGCCGGATATCGAGAGCCAGTGGCATAATTTCTCCGCTCTCAACACGCCCGATCATCATCCGGCCCGCACGGAACAGGACACGTTCTATCTGCCGCCCGAGAAAGAAGGGGCACCGCCGCGCGTTCTGCGCACCCAGACTTCAGGTGTCCAGATCCGAACCATGCTGGAGCGTGAACCGCCCTTGCGTATCATTGCCCCGGGCCGCACTTACCGGGCCGATCATGACGCGACGCATTCGCCGATGTTTCATCAGTGCGAAGGGCTTGTGATCGAAAAGGGCATCACCCTGGCGCATCTCAAGGGATGTCTGATCGAGTTTCTGCGCGTCTATTTCAACGACCCTGCGCTGCCGGTCCGTTTCCGCGCTTCTTATTTTCCCTTTACCGAGCCTTCCATGGAAGTCGACATCGGCTGGTCGAAAGCGAGCGGGGAAGTCGGCAAAGGCGATGACTGGCTGGAAGTTCTGGGAGCCGGCATGGTACAGCCGCGCGTTCTCGCCAATTGCGGCCTGGATCCGGCAGAGTGGCAGGGATTTGCCTTCGGAATGGGCATTGAGCGTCTGGCCATGCTCAAGAACGGAATCCCCGATCTCCGCGCCTTTTACGAGAGCGACCTGCGCTGGCTGCAGCATTACGGCACCTCTCCTTATTCGCCAGCCACCCTGATCGAGGGAATCTGA
- the rplT gene encoding 50S ribosomal protein L20: MARVKRGVTTHARHKKVLELSKGYRGRSSTNYRIALERVEKALQYAYRDRRNKKRDFRALWIQRINAAVREHGLTYSRFINGLSKAGIEIDRKVLAALAFDNAPAFAEIVRKAQAAL; this comes from the coding sequence ATGGCACGCGTCAAGCGGGGCGTTACGACACACGCCCGTCACAAAAAGGTCCTCGAGCTCTCCAAGGGTTATCGCGGCCGGTCCTCGACCAATTATCGCATCGCTCTGGAGCGCGTTGAAAAAGCGCTTCAGTATGCCTATCGCGATCGCCGCAACAAGAAGCGTGATTTCCGCGCTCTGTGGATTCAGCGCATCAATGCTGCCGTGCGTGAGCACGGCCTGACCTACAGCCGTTTCATCAATGGCCTGTCCAAGGCCGGCATCGAAATCGACCGTAAGGTTCTGGCGGCCCTGGCCTTTGACAATGCGCCGGCATTTGCGGAAATCGTCCGCAAGGCCCAGGCCGCCCTCTGA
- the rpmI gene encoding 50S ribosomal protein L35, whose translation MPKMKTKSSVKKRFKITATGKVMSGPGNKRHGLINRPQKMKRTNRGPQTMTEMDAKTIKQWAPYGLKK comes from the coding sequence ATGCCCAAGATGAAGACCAAGTCTTCGGTCAAGAAGCGGTTTAAGATCACCGCCACCGGCAAGGTGATGAGCGGTCCCGGCAACAAGCGCCATGGCCTGATCAACCGTCCGCAGAAGATGAAACGCACCAACCGTGGTCCGCAGACCATGACGGAAATGGATGCCAAAACCATCAAGCAATGGGCGCCTTACGGCCTCAAGAAATAA
- a CDS encoding membrane-bound PQQ-dependent dehydrogenase, glucose/quinate/shikimate family, which translates to MSSQTRPGGLLAQLAGLVFVTAGLLLVIGGVWSLLVGGPLYYLLTGLGLTLTGLLVWLRNPAALVLYALIGFIALIWSFYISGFDFWGLMPRLNIFLILGILLLLPPVTRALAPNRIATGLLGVVVALTGGLLGSSFFASPHTQEGELSTALINPVPEDPEHVPAGEWKAYGRTHAGDRWSPLKQINSGNVGQLKLAWVMHTHDFPQPNDSAEPTNEATPLAFDNTLYFCSLHQKLFAVDGATGKTKWVFDPHLHDNPTYQHLTCRGVSMHETPANAVDSSGQPVSQTDCAKRLVLPVNDGRIIEVDAATGKKCTAFGQDGEVDMRVPFQPYTTPGQYEPTSPPVITDKYVIVNSAITDNGSVRQASGATRAYDIYTGKMVWVFDAANPDPNEMPSPEHPHFHPNSPNSWAISAYDKKLNLVYIPMGIGTPDEWGGYRTKDAERFVPGILALNADTGKLAWFFQTVHHDLWDMDVPAQPSLVDVTRQDGTLVPAIYIPTKTGDIFVLDRRNGQPIVPITEQNAPQTPAPGDWVSPTQPHSGLSLRPKERLSEKDIWGATIFDQMVCNIYFHSLRYDGIYTPPSIQGTLVFPGNLGMFEWGGMGVDPQREVAFVNPISLPFVSQLVPRGPGNPLWPDPQAGAHKSTGETGLQPAYGIPFAIRLHPFLNPLLEKIGIPLPCRTPPWGSVAGLDLRTNKVVWEHPNGTMRDSLHKSSLPLPLPPFHIGVPSLGGPLVTAGNLAVLTSTQDDEIRAYNLTNGKEIWQARLPAGGQATPMTYAINGRQYIVTYAGGHGSFGSRMGDTLLAYALPDNTASATEGAKTVQSGTSASTTEGKTEASSGSTP; encoded by the coding sequence ATGTCATCACAAACCCGACCCGGAGGTCTGCTTGCCCAGCTGGCTGGTCTGGTCTTCGTCACCGCCGGTCTGCTGCTGGTTATCGGCGGGGTGTGGTCGCTGCTGGTCGGCGGCCCGCTTTACTATCTGCTGACCGGACTGGGCCTTACTCTGACCGGACTTCTCGTCTGGTTGCGCAATCCGGCAGCCCTTGTCCTCTATGCCCTTATCGGTTTCATCGCTCTGATCTGGTCGTTCTACATTTCAGGCTTTGACTTCTGGGGGCTGATGCCGCGCCTGAATATCTTTCTCATTCTCGGCATTCTGCTTCTGCTGCCGCCGGTCACGCGGGCGCTGGCGCCCAACCGGATTGCAACAGGGCTTCTGGGTGTGGTCGTTGCCCTGACCGGGGGTCTTCTGGGCAGCTCCTTCTTCGCTTCTCCCCACACACAGGAAGGCGAGCTGTCAACGGCCCTTATCAATCCTGTTCCTGAGGATCCCGAACACGTTCCCGCTGGCGAGTGGAAGGCTTACGGTCGCACGCATGCCGGAGATCGGTGGTCGCCGCTCAAGCAGATCAATTCCGGTAATGTCGGGCAGCTCAAGCTGGCCTGGGTCATGCATACGCATGATTTTCCCCAGCCCAACGATTCAGCTGAGCCCACCAACGAAGCCACGCCTCTGGCCTTCGACAATACGCTCTATTTCTGCTCGCTCCACCAGAAACTTTTCGCTGTGGACGGTGCAACGGGCAAGACGAAATGGGTCTTCGATCCTCACCTGCATGACAACCCCACCTATCAGCATCTGACCTGCCGTGGCGTCAGCATGCACGAAACCCCGGCCAATGCCGTGGACTCCAGCGGGCAGCCGGTTTCACAGACCGATTGCGCAAAACGCCTGGTGCTGCCGGTCAATGACGGGCGTATCATTGAGGTGGATGCGGCAACCGGGAAGAAATGCACCGCTTTCGGCCAGGACGGGGAAGTGGACATGCGCGTTCCCTTCCAGCCCTACACGACGCCCGGACAGTATGAGCCGACTTCGCCGCCGGTGATCACGGACAAATATGTGATCGTCAACAGCGCCATCACGGATAACGGCTCCGTGCGCCAGGCTTCCGGTGCCACGCGCGCCTATGACATCTATACGGGCAAGATGGTGTGGGTCTTTGACGCCGCCAATCCGGATCCCAATGAGATGCCCAGCCCGGAGCATCCGCATTTCCACCCCAACTCTCCCAATTCCTGGGCCATTTCGGCTTATGACAAGAAGCTGAATCTCGTCTATATTCCCATGGGCATCGGCACGCCTGACGAATGGGGCGGTTACCGCACCAAGGATGCCGAGCGCTTTGTGCCCGGCATCCTCGCGCTCAATGCCGATACCGGTAAGCTGGCCTGGTTTTTCCAGACCGTTCACCATGATCTCTGGGATATGGACGTGCCGGCCCAGCCAAGCCTGGTCGATGTGACGCGCCAGGACGGCACGTTGGTGCCCGCAATCTATATTCCGACCAAGACCGGCGACATTTTCGTCCTTGACCGCCGCAACGGTCAGCCTATCGTGCCCATCACTGAACAGAACGCACCGCAGACGCCGGCTCCCGGTGACTGGGTCAGTCCTACACAGCCCCATTCCGGCCTCTCCCTGCGCCCCAAGGAGCGTCTGTCAGAAAAGGACATCTGGGGGGCAACCATCTTTGACCAGATGGTGTGCAACATTTATTTCCACTCCCTGCGTTATGACGGCATCTACACGCCGCCCTCCATTCAGGGCACGCTGGTCTTTCCGGGCAATCTCGGCATGTTCGAGTGGGGCGGCATGGGTGTGGACCCGCAGCGTGAAGTGGCTTTCGTCAATCCGATCTCTCTGCCGTTCGTGTCCCAGCTGGTGCCGCGCGGCCCGGGCAACCCGCTCTGGCCCGACCCGCAGGCCGGCGCGCATAAGAGCACGGGTGAGACCGGGCTGCAGCCTGCCTACGGCATTCCCTTCGCCATCCGCCTGCATCCGTTCCTCAACCCTCTGCTGGAGAAGATCGGTATTCCCCTTCCCTGCCGCACGCCTCCATGGGGCTCCGTGGCCGGGCTGGATCTGAGGACCAACAAGGTGGTGTGGGAACACCCCAATGGCACGATGCGGGATTCACTGCACAAATCCTCCCTGCCCCTGCCTCTGCCGCCCTTCCATATCGGTGTGCCAAGTCTTGGCGGCCCCTTGGTCACAGCCGGCAATCTTGCAGTGCTGACCTCGACACAGGACGACGAGATCCGCGCCTATAACCTGACCAACGGCAAAGAGATCTGGCAGGCGCGGTTGCCCGCTGGCGGCCAAGCCACCCCCATGACCTACGCCATCAACGGCCGGCAGTACATCGTGACCTATGCCGGCGGGCATGGCTCCTTCGGCAGCCGGATGGGGGATACCCTGCTGGCCTATGCGCTGCCCGATAACACAGCGTCTGCCACTGAGGGCGCCAAAACTGTTCAGAGTGGAACCTCCGCCAGCACCACAGAAGGGAAAACCGAAGCTTCAAGCGGCAGTACGCCGTGA
- a CDS encoding SufE family protein produces the protein MTSETSTADQSAPFVMPQEDSAAAAIAAIGEELALFDDWMERYQYIIELGRKLPVFPPDWQADQHRVPGCQSQVWLEAEEKEGRLFFAGASDAAIVQGLVALLLRVYSGRSAEEIQATSPQFLHELGLVKALSANRGNGVEAMAQAIRKRAALAA, from the coding sequence ATGACTTCTGAAACTTCAACCGCTGATCAGTCCGCTCCTTTTGTTATGCCTCAGGAGGACAGCGCTGCTGCGGCCATTGCGGCAATCGGCGAGGAGCTGGCGCTTTTCGATGACTGGATGGAACGTTACCAGTACATCATTGAACTCGGCCGCAAACTCCCAGTTTTTCCACCAGACTGGCAGGCAGACCAGCACCGGGTGCCGGGATGCCAGAGCCAGGTCTGGCTGGAAGCTGAGGAAAAAGAGGGCAGGCTGTTTTTTGCCGGCGCGTCGGATGCAGCCATCGTTCAGGGATTGGTAGCGTTGCTGCTGCGGGTGTATTCCGGTCGGAGTGCTGAAGAGATCCAGGCAACTTCACCTCAGTTTCTCCATGAGCTTGGACTGGTGAAAGCTTTGTCGGCCAATCGCGGCAATGGCGTGGAAGCCATGGCGCAGGCAATTCGCAAACGGGCCGCATTGGCTGCATAG
- a CDS encoding response regulator: MKVSSSENASEAGETGTASQRVTILIVDDEEEILVALTDLLEDDYEILTQSDPLQALEVLRAHPEVAVIISDQRMPGLSGDRLLSQARAFSDARSLLLTGYADLDAVVAALNEGQVQAYVHKPWDEKALRALVAEVARHCLSQRALKTEQALLHGLMKALPFTLVFSDAQGRCIRSNVAPRAGEETSRESAHYPPEVQAEMRRLRLLTQQTGQAASTFCAQEEGQTHWHEMTRWALAWPQKASFAEAWQVCLDRDVTDRVAVEARLRQAERLESLGTLAGGIAHDFNNLLAAISGALDLLEEDIDAQSAGRALLTQAQEGVQKGAAMTRRLLQFGRQGGDSLAPVAPGPFMKALAPLLAQSLRATAVCCQLELDMGDEGGAGLPDMLTDARQLEMALLNLCVNARDAMPQGGRVRISLAVVPADLPDVPGGCRKDQALAVKVQDDGLGMSAAVQARVFDPFFTTKPVGKGTGLGLSGVYGFVTRAHGDVKLASAPGKGTTVTLLLPLLQEASSGIDGSSKSVSKARRTPEAKAVEAPAAQTSMNRVMEGRAMLIVEDEEPVRRVVGQFLRQEGALTREANGLQEALSVLESGFQPEVAILDVRMPDYDGPSCARVLKERLPGLKILFMSGETAGAVLDGARLISKPFTQLQLRLALQELCSPSEEGVSEEADMKSGGTEKEK, encoded by the coding sequence ATGAAAGTATCTTCTTCCGAAAATGCTTCTGAGGCAGGTGAAACCGGCACTGCCTCACAGCGTGTGACGATTCTGATCGTGGATGATGAGGAGGAAATCCTGGTTGCCCTTACCGACCTGCTGGAGGATGACTATGAAATTCTCACGCAGAGCGATCCGCTGCAGGCCCTTGAAGTTCTGCGGGCGCACCCGGAAGTGGCGGTCATCATTTCAGACCAGCGGATGCCCGGTCTGTCAGGCGACCGGCTTCTGAGCCAGGCCCGTGCCTTCTCAGACGCCCGCAGTCTACTCCTGACAGGCTACGCTGACCTTGATGCGGTGGTGGCTGCCCTGAATGAAGGCCAGGTGCAGGCCTATGTCCACAAGCCCTGGGATGAAAAGGCTTTGCGGGCTCTCGTTGCTGAAGTGGCCCGGCACTGCCTGTCCCAGAGGGCCTTGAAGACAGAACAGGCTCTGCTGCATGGCCTGATGAAGGCTCTTCCCTTCACCCTCGTCTTCTCAGACGCTCAGGGGCGCTGTATCCGCAGCAATGTCGCCCCCCGCGCTGGAGAGGAGACCAGCCGTGAAAGCGCGCATTACCCGCCGGAAGTTCAGGCGGAAATGCGCCGGTTGCGCCTGTTGACTCAACAGACTGGCCAGGCTGCTTCGACCTTCTGCGCCCAGGAAGAGGGGCAGACGCACTGGCATGAAATGACCCGCTGGGCGTTGGCGTGGCCGCAGAAAGCCTCTTTCGCGGAGGCTTGGCAGGTCTGCCTGGACCGGGATGTGACAGACCGCGTGGCGGTTGAGGCGCGCCTGCGCCAGGCGGAGCGTCTGGAATCCCTGGGCACGCTGGCAGGCGGTATCGCGCATGATTTCAACAATCTTCTGGCGGCTATCTCTGGTGCTCTGGACCTTCTGGAAGAAGATATTGACGCACAGAGTGCGGGTCGGGCTCTGCTTACCCAGGCCCAGGAAGGGGTGCAGAAGGGCGCAGCCATGACACGCCGCCTGCTCCAGTTCGGGCGCCAGGGTGGGGACAGCCTCGCCCCTGTGGCACCGGGGCCCTTTATGAAGGCCCTTGCGCCCCTGCTGGCCCAGAGTCTGCGCGCAACAGCTGTCTGCTGTCAGCTGGAGCTTGATATGGGAGATGAGGGCGGAGCGGGATTGCCGGATATGCTGACAGATGCCCGCCAGCTTGAGATGGCTCTGCTCAATCTGTGCGTCAATGCACGCGATGCCATGCCGCAGGGAGGTCGCGTGAGGATCAGTCTCGCCGTTGTGCCTGCGGATTTACCGGATGTCCCAGGCGGCTGCAGGAAAGATCAGGCGCTGGCTGTGAAAGTGCAGGATGACGGGCTTGGAATGAGTGCTGCCGTACAGGCGCGTGTTTTCGATCCGTTTTTCACCACCAAACCTGTGGGTAAGGGAACAGGCCTTGGGCTATCAGGAGTCTATGGTTTTGTGACGCGCGCGCATGGCGATGTGAAGCTGGCCAGCGCGCCCGGAAAGGGGACGACCGTCACGCTCCTTTTGCCCCTTCTTCAGGAAGCCTCTTCGGGAATTGATGGATCGTCCAAGTCGGTCAGTAAGGCGAGAAGGACTCCTGAAGCAAAGGCGGTTGAGGCCCCCGCGGCCCAAACCTCCATGAATAGGGTCATGGAAGGGCGTGCCATGCTTATCGTGGAGGATGAAGAACCGGTTCGCCGGGTGGTCGGACAGTTCCTGCGCCAGGAAGGGGCATTGACACGTGAGGCCAACGGCCTGCAGGAAGCGCTGTCGGTTCTGGAGAGCGGCTTTCAACCGGAAGTTGCCATTCTGGATGTCCGCATGCCCGATTATGACGGGCCCAGCTGTGCACGCGTGCTTAAAGAACGGCTGCCCGGGCTGAAGATCCTGTTCATGAGCGGTGAGACAGCCGGCGCTGTCCTGGATGGGGCCAGGCTGATCTCCAAGCCGTTCACTCAACTGCAGCTGCGCCTTGCGCTTCAGGAACTTTGCTCGCCTTCAGAGGAGGGGGTGTCGGAGGAGGCAGATATGAAAAGCGGCGGTACGGAAAAGGAAAAATAA
- a CDS encoding ATP-binding protein, translated as MVQLRLLLVDSELENRQRLQGLLAREGAEILWAENAESALQLLEARQTDALPQLAVVSVALSGMNGGQFVRRLRLGRATCQMPVLLLTGNATPHEEREGLESGADAYISRTAHPDLLSLRIRALLQAGAEAVERAEEPRRRPRIMIAQPPSDAAQLAFWNDPALAMEVLAQTEESSPAEDEDSGPGLGELLWRDGYTVTSVERSQDLVEGAWLAGAAAPDCLVMADLGQSGDMEFCRNLEARRQALKEAGRVPFRVLGIVEAQRFRSQSCGAFFELGIDDLVPSDMARDVLALRICTQARRRIAEETLHRQAEERQEVALRLEAAHARAEMAEALQQANQQLAATNARLLQAQAKLVHAAKMAALGELVAGIAHEINNPLAFTLGHARTIGRSLALADQEVQQLAALSQAPVAALGDLQALLGKGATRLDALATGLQRIQDLVVRLRRFSRLEEGTYQPVDVPDALETALALLGHKLAHGLEVVCHLHAPSLLICQPALINQAIMNLVSNAADALLSPAEPEAAASAGERVGETGSGGRRMGKIVVSTFQEEEAYVLTVADNGPGLSPVLQSRVFDPFFTTKPVGEGTGLGLAITHSIVEAHGGTITIGEGLQGRGTTFRIRIPVRMTPRGLSALSPEGLSLRQESRNDGAPGTGREGQVGQDPSPAPEIS; from the coding sequence ATGGTGCAGCTGCGGCTTCTTCTGGTTGATTCCGAGCTGGAAAACCGGCAGCGCCTGCAGGGCTTGCTGGCGCGGGAAGGGGCAGAGATATTATGGGCTGAAAACGCTGAAAGCGCCCTGCAGCTGCTCGAAGCCCGACAGACAGACGCGCTGCCCCAACTGGCGGTTGTCAGTGTGGCGCTGTCAGGCATGAATGGCGGGCAGTTCGTGCGCCGCCTGCGCCTGGGGCGCGCAACCTGCCAGATGCCTGTACTGCTTCTGACAGGCAATGCCACGCCTCATGAAGAGCGCGAGGGGCTGGAGAGCGGGGCAGACGCCTATATTTCCCGCACTGCCCACCCCGATCTGCTTTCCCTGCGGATCAGGGCCCTTCTGCAGGCTGGTGCTGAGGCTGTCGAGCGAGCAGAGGAACCCAGGCGTCGGCCGCGGATCATGATTGCCCAGCCACCCAGCGATGCCGCACAGCTCGCTTTCTGGAATGACCCGGCGCTGGCGATGGAAGTGCTTGCGCAGACGGAGGAAAGCTCGCCTGCTGAGGATGAGGATTCCGGACCGGGACTTGGAGAGCTGCTTTGGCGTGACGGCTATACGGTGACCTCGGTTGAACGTTCGCAGGACCTGGTGGAGGGCGCCTGGCTGGCCGGGGCTGCGGCGCCGGACTGTCTGGTCATGGCTGATCTCGGTCAGTCGGGCGACATGGAATTCTGCCGCAATCTCGAAGCGCGCCGTCAGGCGCTCAAGGAAGCCGGGCGTGTGCCGTTTCGCGTGCTGGGCATCGTGGAGGCGCAACGCTTCAGGTCCCAGTCCTGCGGCGCATTTTTTGAACTCGGCATTGATGACCTGGTGCCGAGCGACATGGCGCGTGATGTGCTGGCCCTGCGCATCTGCACGCAAGCTCGCAGGCGTATCGCCGAAGAGACGCTGCACCGTCAGGCCGAAGAACGCCAGGAAGTGGCCCTGAGGCTGGAAGCGGCCCATGCCCGCGCCGAGATGGCTGAAGCGTTGCAGCAGGCCAACCAGCAACTGGCTGCAACCAATGCCAGATTGCTGCAGGCCCAGGCCAAGCTCGTTCATGCCGCCAAGATGGCGGCTCTGGGTGAGCTGGTGGCGGGGATCGCACACGAAATCAACAATCCCCTTGCCTTCACTCTGGGGCATGCGCGCACCATCGGGCGCAGTCTGGCCCTTGCCGACCAGGAGGTGCAGCAGCTGGCCGCATTGTCCCAGGCGCCTGTTGCGGCTTTGGGCGACTTGCAGGCTCTGCTCGGCAAGGGGGCGACCCGTTTGGACGCCCTTGCGACAGGTTTGCAGCGCATTCAGGATCTGGTGGTGCGGTTGCGGCGTTTTTCCCGGCTTGAGGAAGGAACCTATCAGCCGGTGGATGTGCCGGATGCTCTGGAAACGGCTCTGGCGCTGCTGGGTCATAAACTGGCCCATGGCCTGGAAGTTGTCTGTCACCTGCATGCGCCCTCACTGCTGATCTGCCAGCCCGCCCTGATCAACCAGGCCATCATGAATCTCGTCTCCAATGCTGCTGACGCCTTGCTGAGCCCGGCTGAGCCCGAGGCTGCAGCTTCAGCGGGCGAGCGGGTTGGAGAGACAGGTTCTGGCGGCAGGAGGATGGGAAAGATAGTGGTGTCCACATTTCAGGAAGAAGAGGCTTATGTCCTCACGGTGGCTGATAACGGGCCGGGGCTGTCGCCTGTTCTGCAGTCACGCGTTTTCGACCCGTTTTTCACCACCAAGCCGGTCGGTGAAGGAACGGGGCTGGGCCTGGCGATCACACACAGCATTGTGGAGGCGCACGGCGGCACGATCACGATCGGTGAAGGGCTGCAGGGTCGGGGAACCACCTTTCGCATCCGTATTCCGGTCCGCATGACCCCGCGCGGGTTGAGCGCGCTTTCGCCAGAAGGGTTGAGCCTGCGTCAGGAGAGCCGGAACGATGGGGCGCCTGGCACTGGCAGAGAGGGGCAGGTTGGTCAGGACCCGTCTCCTGCCCCTGAGATCTCATGA
- a CDS encoding ATP-binding cassette domain-containing protein — protein MIILDHLPFSPASKAGSLQAGNRHGFSLRLARGDIGWITGPAGSGKTALLELLALRRPLPEAEMRILGQVVTKRTAASELARLRRNIGLIEERPSFHDDWSLLANVCFPLRLVDKPQSRDRILHHGEAILRWAGLGQHMHEPASTLSATQQLRLGMARALIRRPDLILVDAPALQLDPELRDLLLGAFAEMRGKSCAILLATQDPALPERLPGPVHTLAGPTQSGNFHPHSSAHRPPADSPSFAKPEPLPTDARPATMLRGRAGARPLRPELKETPLTARHDPHFTLHAAPTLPSSGSAARGGKL, from the coding sequence ATGATTATTCTGGATCACCTGCCCTTTTCCCCGGCTTCCAAGGCCGGCAGTCTGCAAGCCGGGAACCGTCACGGCTTCTCCCTGCGCCTGGCACGTGGTGACATTGGCTGGATCACCGGACCGGCCGGAAGCGGAAAAACGGCCCTTCTGGAACTCCTGGCCCTGCGCCGCCCCCTACCTGAAGCAGAGATGCGTATTCTGGGACAGGTCGTAACAAAACGCACTGCCGCTTCAGAACTGGCCAGGCTGCGACGCAATATCGGCCTGATCGAGGAACGCCCTTCCTTTCACGATGACTGGTCCCTGCTTGCCAATGTGTGCTTTCCCCTACGCCTGGTCGACAAACCCCAAAGCCGCGACAGGATTCTGCACCATGGCGAAGCCATCCTGCGCTGGGCAGGGCTTGGACAACACATGCATGAGCCGGCCAGCACCCTCTCGGCCACGCAGCAATTGCGACTTGGGATGGCGCGGGCGCTGATCAGAAGGCCGGACCTGATCCTCGTCGATGCGCCTGCGCTGCAGCTGGACCCGGAACTGCGCGACCTGCTGCTGGGCGCCTTTGCCGAAATGAGAGGCAAATCCTGCGCTATTCTTCTGGCAACCCAGGATCCTGCCCTGCCCGAACGTCTCCCCGGACCTGTTCATACTCTGGCCGGCCCGACACAAAGCGGAAACTTTCATCCCCATTCGAGCGCCCACAGGCCCCCTGCTGACAGCCCCTCCTTTGCAAAACCGGAGCCGCTTCCGACCGACGCACGGCCAGCCACGATGCTGCGGGGGCGTGCGGGCGCACGTCCGCTGCGACCTGAACTGAAAGAAACCCCTCTGACTGCGCGGCATGACCCGCATTTCACACTTCACGCTGCGCCAACTCTCCCCTCCTCAGGCTCGGCAGCCAGAGGAGGAAAGTTGTGA
- a CDS encoding YdcF family protein — protein MKALLFWGVTGLCLLFGPLGFIGFTLDALQAPPARLPDHCPGMVALTGGEERVSAALRLLRAHPDHVLLISGVAPETTLDQIALQNGSSLPPGLERQITLGRRAVSTVGNGHETEQWAQENELDCIVVITAGYHMRRALLEIHQAARDLHLCPWRVLPPAMQAPWQPHALRILLQEYAKFLGAYARDTFSPPNHRRGLRRS, from the coding sequence GTGAAAGCCCTACTGTTCTGGGGCGTTACCGGGTTGTGCCTGCTTTTCGGGCCCCTTGGCTTCATCGGCTTCACACTTGATGCACTGCAGGCCCCGCCTGCCCGGCTGCCTGACCACTGCCCAGGGATGGTTGCATTGACAGGGGGGGAAGAACGGGTCTCAGCCGCCCTGCGCCTGCTGCGGGCGCATCCTGACCATGTTCTCCTTATTTCAGGCGTGGCACCAGAAACCACCCTGGACCAGATTGCCCTGCAGAACGGCTCATCGCTGCCGCCCGGTCTGGAGCGCCAGATCACTCTTGGCCGACGGGCCGTAAGCACGGTCGGAAACGGCCATGAAACAGAGCAATGGGCCCAGGAAAACGAGCTCGACTGCATTGTCGTCATCACGGCCGGTTATCACATGCGCCGCGCCCTGCTTGAAATCCACCAGGCAGCCCGTGACCTGCATCTGTGCCCCTGGCGCGTGCTGCCGCCTGCCATGCAGGCCCCCTGGCAACCGCATGCCCTGCGGATCCTGCTTCAGGAATATGCCAAGTTTCTGGGCGCTTATGCACGTGATACCTTCTCACCCCCGAACCATCGCCGCGGCCTGCGCAGAAGCTGA